The bacterium (Candidatus Blackallbacteria) CG13_big_fil_rev_8_21_14_2_50_49_14 genome segment TAAAATACCCCTGTTTTCAAAAGCAAAGTCTTGGGTTCTCAAATTGGCCTCAGAAAAGAAAAACAAACTGAAATTTCGATCTCAATTTCTCTGGATTTTTAGCAAAAATAGCGTCACAATAGAAGTATGCAAAATCCAGCCAGCCCCATTCAGACAATTTCTCTAACACATATTGCACTTCGCGCGGCCTCACCCTCCCAAAGCGCTGCATTTTATACCCGTTATTGCAATCTCAAAATTTTACACCGACGGATGGATCAGGAAATGGGTGAAGATGTAGAGGTGATTTGGCTGGGAAATCCCGATCGTCTACCGGGTTTTGTCTTGGTTCTGATGCAAAATCAACCTGAGAGCTGTCCCAAAGGGAGTTTTCATCACCTCGGATTTGAAGTAGCCAGCAAAGATGATGTCGATCATTTGGCAAAAATCGCACAGTCTGAGGGTATTCTGGCCCTGCCACCCCAAGATGCAGGCCCAGTGGTAGGATATATCTGCGCACTGAAAGATCCCGATCAAAATCTGGTAGAAATCAGTTATGGCCAGATGATTATGCTTCGCAGAGAAGCCCATGCCTAGAAACCAGCTTTTCAATTTAGCGCTCAGCACGGCACTGCTCGTACAGATTTGCTTGCCCGTTCAAGCACTGCACCTGGTGGATCTCCCTGAAGGGCATCCTGCTGCACCGGCAGTTCAAAAGGCCATCCAGCGCTATCAACTTTTTGAAGCCTATCCCGATCAAACCTTTCGGGGAGAAGCTCCATTTACGCGTTACCAATTGGCTCAGGCCAGTTTTCAAATGTTGCGCTATTTGCAAGCATCCAAAAAAATTCAAATTGAAACCCCCTTGCTTCAGTTCGGCGCCTACCGCATTCTTTTGCAGGAAAACGGGGGCGACCTGCCCAAACGCCATTGGGCGATTGGAGCAATTCAAGAACTTTTCGCCCATGGTTTGATCAGTGCTGAAGACAATAAATTCCAAGGCCCGCTCAAAGTCAACCGCTATGCCCTGGCAGCACAAATTTACCGTTTTTTAAACTGGCTCAATTTAGAGCCCCTGAAAACAGAAACCTCTGCCCTGCCTCCATTCGCCACAGATATCCCAGCTCAGCATTGGGCACGACCCGCGGTTGAAAGCCTCTTAGAACAGGGGATCCTCACTCTCAATAGCCAAGGGCGCTTTCAGGGAGATCAGCCGGCCAATGGGTATGAATTGGCTTCCAGCTTGGTCAAGGCCATCGAATTGATTGAGAAATCAAGCCCACGCGAAACCCTTCGCCCCCAAGATCCCCACCTGCCTGTTTCTCGCGCTCAAATCCGGCGAGATGGTCGATTCTTGCCCTGAAAAGGCAAGTGCCAGACAGAATCTGCAAATTTTTCAAGCAAACGCTGATCATGACTGGTCAGTAAAACACTGCCGGCATACTGAGAGATGAGCATTTCCAAGGCTTCAATGGCCTCATAATCCAAATGGTTGGAAGGTTCATCCAAAAGCAAAAGGTCAGGAGCTTGAAGCAGAAGATGAATCAACCAAAGCTTGCGTTGTTGCCCTTCGCTGAGTAAGCCCAGCGCCTGCGCGTAATAATCACCGCTGATTCCCCACGCGCCCAAAAGCCTGCGCGCTTCAGCTGCCTGTTCCTGCTTAAAAATTTCGCGCGGAGCAAGCGACAATTGCTCAGCAGAAAACTGTTGGGGCAAATAACCCAAACGCAAACCTCTGGCGCGATAAATCTGCCCGGACAGCGGTTTCAGCTCTCCACTCAGCGTTTTGAGCAAGGTGCTCTTGCCTGCACCATTGGGCGCTTGCAAGGCCCATTTTTGCCCGCCCAAAATTTGGAAGGAAAGGGGAGCAAAATCACTGTGAGCTAAGATCAGTTCGCGCACGTCCAGGCAAACGCCCTGAAGTTTACGGGGCTCGGGAAAATGCATGCGATAGGTTTTATCAACCCAGGGCTTGACTTCCTGTAGTCTTTCTATGCGGGTGTCCATCCGCTCACGGGCCTGCACAGCTCGTTTCTGCAAGCGGGCTGCACGAGCCCCTTCAAAGCCAGAATCTACAGCGGCATGTTTCCCCCGCTCACGCTCAGCCCCCCAATCCCGATAATTCCGGCGCAAGCTTTTTAAATGCTCAAGTTCCCGCTCGATCCTTTGCTTCTCGCGTAGACGCTCCAAAAACTCCGCTTGGCGGGTGGCTGAAAAACAGGAATAATTGCCAGCATAAAGTTTGCCCGCTCCCCTTTCCAGATAGAAAATTTGATTCACGGCCTGATCCAAAAACCAACGGTCGTGCGAAATCACGCAAACAGCAGCCCTGCTGAGCGCCAAGGCATTCAAAAGATAGTTTAAGCCCACCTGATCGAGATCATGGGTGGGTTCATCCAAGAGCAGCAAGTCAGCCCCAGAAACAAAGGCCTTTGCCAAAACCAGCAAACGCTTCTCTCCTCCCGAAAAGGAATGAAAAGGTCGCTCATAGTCTTCAGGCTGAAAACCAAAGACTTCTGCCATCACCTGAGCCTGGGCCAATTTGGTATAACCATCCAAGGCAACAAAGTCTGCCAAATTTTCAGCATAGGCCAGAGGCTCAGGAAATCCAGCGGCTTCAGCCTGGCAAATGGCCAGCCAAAGACACGCTTCCTGGTCTGCCAAAAGATAAACAAGCAAAGGGGTGTCAGACTCAAGCGGTGAGGTTTGAGGAACAAGATAGGATACGCCAGAAACAGTGATCTCACCCAGATCTGCTTCGAGTTCCCCTCGCAAAAGCTGAAACAGCGTCGATTTTCCCGCGCCGTTTACCCCCACAATTCCCATCCGGGAACCCGCAAACACTTCAAGATGAAGTCCCTGAAAAAGCCAGTCCGTTGAACCTGGCCAAGTAAAAGAAAGTTCAGAAAGAGTCAAGATACTCGCAGTCATTAATACATCACGCTCCAGAATAGGTATTCATAAAAACTCTGGTTTTAGCGTGCGATTTTCATGGCTGGCGTCAGCAAGGCTCCTTATGCTTTACAAGATACGTTACGTTTTTTAAGTCGTAACGCTGATGAAAAAAGTTCCCTTGGGGCGAGATAGCGAACTAGAGAAATTCGCTTTCTTCGCCCCGGGCGATGGCCAGAATTTCTTCTGCTTCCCAGGGAGTTTGTGAATCGTATTCATTCACAAAGGCCACCCGTTTGACCTCCGCCAGCGAAGTCAAGCCTTGCGTAGCTTTAAAATAGCCATCCTCAGCCATAGAAACCAGTTTGGCTTCGGTTCGGGCAATGCCTCGAATTGTCGCCGCCGGTTTGCGCTCTAATACAGCTTCACGAATGGCTTCGTTAATCACCATCAGCTCATGAATAGCCACCTGGCCTTTATAGCCATGCTGACTACACTCAGCACAGCCGACAGGCTTCCAAAGCGGAAGCGCATCGGGTTCAACAGTTACCAAGCCAAGCAAATCCAAGGTTTCACGGGTGGGCACTTCAGATTGTTTACAATGGGGGCACAAACGGCGCACCAAACGTTGTGACAGCACAGCCACATGGCTGGAGGCAATCAAATAGGCCTCTAAACCCTGCGAGGCCAAGCGCAAAAGCGCGCCTGTGGCATCAAAGGCCGCATAGGAGGTCAAGACCTTGGCACCGCTCAAGGCCAGTTCTACGGTTGCAGCCAAGGTTTCAGGAGCATCCAATTCACTAACCATCAGGATATCGGGATCCAGATAGCTCATGGAGCGAATCATTTCAGCAAAACTGTCACCTCGCTCCTGACTCCAACCGCCTTGTACGGTTCCAGGAACCGTAAGCTCAATTGGGTTTTCAGCAGTAATAATCGAACGGTTCTGCTCATTGAGATAATTCATAGAAGCATAAAGCGTAGAGGTTTTGCCTGAACGCGCAGGCCCGGTGAGAATAATCAAGCCACCTGGTGTATTCAAAAGCTTTTGGTAACGGTGCAGGCAAAGCGGAGAAAAGCCTGTGCGCTCAAGGTTCAGGAGCAATTCCTGCTGTGTTCCCTGACGCTCTTGAAGATTCAGCACCATGGTTTCTCCCCAGAGGCTGGGATAGGTCGCCACCCCCAGCTCCAACTGTTTATCCATCAAAGTGGCTTTGACCCGGTTGCGTTGATGGGTCAGAACATTCTGAGGATTCAGGGCGCAGAGTTGTTTCAAGCGAGTCATCATTGGGCCCGCCAATTCCTGCGGCAAATCTGTTTTATGGTGCAAAACCCCGTCAATCCGGTAGCGAATGCGCAGATATTTCTCCTGGGGTTCAATATGGATATCGGAAGCCCGATCCTTGAGCGCGTTTTTAAACAGAAAATTAACGACGGTTTCTTCCTGGCGGCGCTGGGCATCGCTGGCATAGAGGCTAACACCGCCCACGGTCAGCGTAGATTCAGCACTTGAATCTACCCCCGCAGCGGGTGGAGACGAAACAGGTGCTGCCGGTGCTGAAACTGTTTTTTCTGAGGTTTCAGTATCATACAGGTCAGGCACTTCTGCATCATAGAGACTGATGCTGGCCAAGGGAGAAGGCGCATGGTTTTCAGGCAATTCAGCCTGAATCGGAGGCGGTTCGGGAGGGGGCGGTGGAGCAGCGACAGGCTGTTTGCGCAGCAGATATTCCTGTAAAGTGCCCTGCAAAGCTGAAGCAGGGGCGATGGCAGGCAAAACACGACAGCGGAACTGTTTTTCTATGTGGCGAATCGTGGCTTCATCCAAGGGGTCTTCCATGACCACGGTCATGCGTTCATCCTGCATATGCACGGGCAGAACACTTTTCTCGGTCAGGAACTGAAGCTCCAACTTCTCTAAAAGAGACAAATCAATCAATTCCAAAGAGGGTATAATGCGGGGCACGTCCAATTGAACGCTCAGCGCATCCACCAATTGATTTTCATTCAAGGCCTGCATTTCAAGCAAAATCTGACCCAGTTTTTTGCCTTTGATTTTTTCCTGAATTTGAACGGCTTGCTCCACATGCGCGGGCCGTACCACTTTCATATTGACCAAAAGTTCACCCAAAAGAATCCGCTTATTGTATTTGCGCAAAAAGCGCTGAAGCTCTTCAGGGCTGATCAGTTTCAGCTCCACACAAATCTGACCAAAAGGTTTATAGGTTTTGCCGGATTGAGAAATAAATTTCTGCTCTTTTTGAATTTCCAAAACCTTCGCCAAAGCATCTGTCGTGAGATAGCCTTCTTTGACCAACAATTCACCCAATTTAAAACTGGGCCTGGGAGGAGTCACTTGATTCATGTTTGGTTTGCCTGCATATTCACAAATTATAATTAGAATTGTAACCCAGAGCATGAAAGGCATGAAAGCCAGCATCGGTTTTGCCATGCTAACCTGAAAACAATGCGTACTTCAACCCTCATCGATTTTCAGTCAGAAACACCCACTTTGGCCCCCAAACATTCTTGGCCGCTTACTCTGGGCTGGGTAGGCACAGGAGCCGCTCTGTTTATTTTATGGACGCATTCAGAAATCTGGCTGCTGGCAGGGGCCTTGCTCTATCTGGCCTGGAAAGGATTTGTCAATGGTTATACTCAAAAGGGCAAAGCTTACGCCTATGCGGCACAAATCCAAACAGCCCTGAAGTATCTGAGCCTTGCACACAAGCTCAACCCCTGGTATTCACCCTGCCTGCTGGCCCTTGCCCATTTATACGCCGATCAGGGAAATTGG includes the following:
- a CDS encoding bleomycin resistance protein, coding for MQNPASPIQTISLTHIALRAASPSQSAAFYTRYCNLKILHRRMDQEMGEDVEVIWLGNPDRLPGFVLVLMQNQPESCPKGSFHHLGFEVASKDDVDHLAKIAQSEGILALPPQDAGPVVGYICALKDPDQNLVEISYGQMIMLRREAHA